The Bombus vancouverensis nearcticus chromosome 17, iyBomVanc1_principal, whole genome shotgun sequence genome has a window encoding:
- the LOC143303921 gene encoding synaptojanin-2-binding protein-like isoform X2: protein MSVSLAAPVEELSFAEERILQTIKLERGHGGSIGLQVTEGNDGGVYVQAVSVGGSADMAGNVNKSDRIVAIKGQNLLHLRYEDALKMLQSSSDTIELVLSQPPGRITNNLRKITIWTKRGSSCV, encoded by the exons ATGTCCGTTTCCTTAGCAGCGCCTGTTGAAGAGTTGTCGTTTGCCGAGGAACGAATCCTGCAGACCATTAAGTTGGAAAGGGGCCACGGTGGCAGCATAGGGTTGCAAGTGACAGAGGGTAACGATGGTGGCGTCTATGTCCAAGCGGTGTCGGTAGGAGGATCGGCCGATATGGCCGGAAACGTGAACAAAA GCGATCGCATCGTAGCGATAAAGGGGCAGAATTTATTGCATTTGCGGTATGAAGACGCTCTGAAGATGCTGCAGAGCTCGTCCGATACGATCGAGCTGGTCCTCTCTCAACCTCCAGGAAGAATTACGAACAACCTGCGGAAAATAACTATTTgga ctAAGCGAGGGAGCAGTTGCGTCTGA
- the LOC143303921 gene encoding synaptojanin-2-binding protein-like isoform X1 codes for MSVSLAAPVEELSFAEERILQTIKLERGHGGSIGLQVTEGNDGGVYVQAVSVGGSADMAGNVNKSDRIVAIKGQNLLHLRYEDALKMLQSSSDTIELVLSQPPGRITNNLRKITIWMTSDSTCPRKQIRRA; via the exons ATGTCCGTTTCCTTAGCAGCGCCTGTTGAAGAGTTGTCGTTTGCCGAGGAACGAATCCTGCAGACCATTAAGTTGGAAAGGGGCCACGGTGGCAGCATAGGGTTGCAAGTGACAGAGGGTAACGATGGTGGCGTCTATGTCCAAGCGGTGTCGGTAGGAGGATCGGCCGATATGGCCGGAAACGTGAACAAAA GCGATCGCATCGTAGCGATAAAGGGGCAGAATTTATTGCATTTGCGGTATGAAGACGCTCTGAAGATGCTGCAGAGCTCGTCCGATACGATCGAGCTGGTCCTCTCTCAACCTCCAGGAAGAATTACGAACAACCTGCGGAAAATAACTATTTgga TGACATCAGATTCGACGTGTCCTCGGAAGCAGATACGTCGAGCATGA